In one Thermanaerovibrio velox DSM 12556 genomic region, the following are encoded:
- a CDS encoding M20 metallopeptidase family protein: MKEDDMCGLGPELLAEAQGLGEMLISWRREFHQFPELAFEENITASRITQALSSMKGMRVFTGFGTPTSVIGVLRGDIDRPALVLRAEMDALPLEEETGLPFSSCMPGVMHACGHDAHMASLLGCAMVLANRAEQLERPVIFLFQPAEEGRGGAKALVEGGFFRRFKVDNVIGVLMWPHLPYGYLATRRGVMTALSDRVHIEIRGVGGHAATPHATVDPVLVASHAVIGVQSLISREVDPLEGAVISFGQMEAGYAYNVIPESAHLWGTLRAFNTEVRDRLKERLEEMVPLIARAHRARASVEYVKNYPSVYNDPDCVERVLRAADRFFGADSVSELEHPLLSGEDFSFYSMEVPSCLMLLGTGMECGLHHPRYDIPEELMPLMSAWEAFLAITMG; encoded by the coding sequence TTGAAGGAAGACGACATGTGTGGCTTGGGGCCGGAGTTGTTGGCGGAGGCCCAAGGTCTCGGGGAGATGCTGATATCCTGGAGGAGGGAGTTCCACCAGTTCCCGGAGCTGGCGTTTGAGGAGAACATAACCGCTTCGAGGATAACCCAGGCCTTGTCCTCCATGAAGGGGATGCGGGTTTTCACTGGCTTTGGGACCCCCACGTCGGTCATAGGGGTTTTGAGAGGGGATATCGATCGGCCCGCCCTGGTGCTCCGGGCGGAGATGGACGCCTTGCCGCTGGAGGAGGAGACGGGGCTTCCCTTCTCGTCCTGCATGCCGGGGGTGATGCATGCCTGTGGTCACGATGCTCACATGGCATCCCTCCTGGGCTGTGCCATGGTCCTTGCAAACCGGGCGGAGCAGTTGGAACGGCCGGTGATATTCCTGTTCCAGCCCGCGGAGGAGGGCCGGGGTGGCGCCAAGGCCCTCGTGGAGGGAGGGTTCTTCAGGCGCTTCAAGGTGGATAACGTTATAGGTGTTCTCATGTGGCCCCATCTGCCCTACGGGTACCTGGCCACCAGGAGGGGAGTCATGACTGCCCTGTCGGACCGGGTACACATTGAGATCCGCGGCGTCGGAGGCCATGCGGCCACCCCGCATGCCACGGTGGACCCGGTTTTGGTGGCCTCCCACGCGGTGATCGGGGTTCAGAGCCTCATATCCCGGGAGGTGGACCCCTTGGAAGGGGCGGTAATATCCTTCGGTCAGATGGAGGCCGGGTACGCCTACAACGTCATCCCCGAGAGCGCCCATCTATGGGGGACCTTAAGGGCCTTTAACACCGAGGTGAGGGACAGGCTGAAGGAGCGCCTGGAGGAGATGGTGCCCCTCATCGCCAGGGCCCACAGGGCCAGAGCTTCGGTGGAGTACGTGAAGAACTACCCGTCGGTGTACAACGATCCCGACTGCGTGGAAAGGGTTTTGAGGGCCGCGGACCGGTTCTTCGGGGCCGACTCGGTAAGCGAGTTGGAGCATCCGCTGTTGTCCGGCGAGGATTTCTCGTTCTACTCCATGGAGGTGCCCTCTTGCCTCATGCTGCTCGGCACCGGCATGGAGTGCGGTCTGCACCATCCCAGGTATGACATACCGGAGGAGCTGATGCCTCTCATGTCCGCCTGGGAGGCCTTCTTGGCCATCACCATGGGGTAG
- the citC gene encoding [citrate (pro-3S)-lyase] ligase has translation MSFGVETEFFHPSRHGMPEEAEELLLSQGLRPEGAPDVTVVLRMGSRPAATASLEGDVIKMVAVAEEFQEMGLAAQAVSRVIEWARSKGLGHLFIYTKPTEADKFVSLGFTEIARSHGAVLLEMGRPNVEDFGGSLRALREALGVTESGAVVMNANPFTLGHRYLAKTASAMSEHLFVVVVRADRSSFPFEDRFEMVKLGVADLSNVTVLDSGPYAVSSATFPTYFLRDPSMEDLIGVQTRLDSDLFGRLFVPSLGVKRRFVGTEPYCPVTAAYNRAMREVLPRYGVEVVEVPRLEVSGRPVSASEVRSAMAEGRLEDLRGLLPDSTLNYLFSERGRYLFERVAASKGGH, from the coding sequence ATGAGCTTTGGGGTTGAGACGGAGTTCTTCCATCCTTCAAGGCATGGGATGCCGGAGGAGGCGGAGGAGCTCCTGCTGTCCCAGGGGCTGCGTCCCGAGGGGGCCCCGGACGTCACGGTGGTTTTGAGGATGGGATCTCGCCCGGCCGCCACCGCGTCCCTGGAGGGGGACGTGATAAAGATGGTGGCGGTGGCGGAGGAGTTCCAGGAGATGGGGCTTGCCGCCCAGGCGGTGTCCCGGGTGATCGAGTGGGCTCGATCGAAGGGGCTCGGGCACCTGTTCATATACACCAAGCCGACGGAGGCGGATAAGTTCGTGTCCCTGGGTTTTACGGAGATCGCCAGGTCCCACGGGGCGGTGCTGCTGGAGATGGGGCGTCCTAACGTGGAGGACTTCGGGGGCTCCTTAAGGGCACTCCGAGAGGCTCTTGGGGTGACCGAGTCCGGGGCGGTGGTTATGAACGCCAATCCGTTCACCCTTGGTCACCGTTACCTTGCCAAGACCGCTTCCGCCATGTCGGAGCACCTTTTCGTGGTGGTGGTGAGGGCGGATAGGTCGTCGTTCCCCTTTGAGGACCGGTTTGAGATGGTGAAGCTGGGGGTTGCGGACCTGTCGAACGTCACCGTGCTTGACAGCGGTCCCTATGCGGTGTCCTCCGCCACGTTCCCCACCTACTTCCTGCGGGATCCCTCCATGGAGGACCTCATAGGGGTCCAGACCCGGCTGGACTCAGACCTGTTCGGCCGGTTGTTCGTCCCCTCCCTGGGGGTTAAGAGGCGTTTTGTGGGCACCGAGCCCTACTGCCCGGTCACGGCGGCGTACAACCGGGCGATGAGGGAGGTGCTTCCCCGGTACGGGGTGGAGGTGGTGGAGGTACCCCGTCTTGAGGTGTCCGGAAGGCCCGTGTCCGCCTCCGAGGTCCGCTCCGCCATGGCGGAGGGGCGTCTTGAGGACCTGAGGGGGCTTTTGCCGGACAGCACATTGAACTACCTGTTCTCCGAGCGGGGGAGGTACCTTTTCGAACGGGTGGCGGCGTCGAAGGGAGGGCACTGA
- a CDS encoding AMP-binding protein gives MNHRLEEAILERLGTGEGEHCLWWRGTWWSRGAFLGMFEDCLEVLEASGFGEGMRLGLLLPNSPLFWALTLAVWRLRGAVVPLNWRGVLDRRTLEHLDLFALVEEEGSGVELPSSLPRTVGSLDGGIQRFTGRECVPDSPDVAVVFLTSGTTGTPKAVPLTHRNLVSNAEACVRHVADLREDDVFLNALPNFHALGFTVCGLIPLLFGFPQVVMPSFMPPEGTAEAIRKGDVTVLPAVPIMISMLIGAFMRKGISPSSLRMVISGGDRLPPKLDQRCQKVLGVPVLEGYGLTETSPVLAVNPSKALRRPGTVGTFIPGVEYMVLRRDGQPAGEGEEGRLLVKGPSVFDGYFRNPGLNLTRFKDGWFDTEDLVKVDRDGYVTLVARVSDLIIVGGFNVYPQEVEAVLLEHPKIKEVAVVGVPNPLSGQAVKAFVIPRNGEIPTLREIAEFCKGRLPHYKIPRSLAVVDQFPRSSIGEVVKRELRSI, from the coding sequence GTGAACCATAGACTGGAAGAAGCTATCTTAGAGAGGCTTGGCACCGGAGAAGGGGAGCACTGTCTTTGGTGGCGCGGCACCTGGTGGTCTAGGGGGGCGTTCCTCGGGATGTTCGAGGACTGTCTTGAGGTGCTTGAGGCCAGCGGCTTTGGGGAGGGCATGAGGTTGGGTCTCCTTCTGCCCAACAGCCCGCTGTTCTGGGCCCTGACCCTCGCGGTTTGGCGCCTCAGGGGTGCGGTGGTTCCCCTCAACTGGCGGGGTGTGTTGGATCGGAGGACCTTGGAGCACCTGGACCTCTTCGCCCTGGTGGAGGAGGAGGGATCTGGTGTGGAGCTTCCATCCTCCTTGCCTCGGACCGTGGGGAGCCTCGACGGGGGCATTCAGCGGTTCACCGGGCGGGAGTGCGTCCCGGACAGCCCGGACGTGGCGGTGGTGTTTCTGACCTCCGGCACCACCGGCACGCCCAAGGCGGTTCCGCTCACCCACCGGAACCTTGTTTCCAACGCGGAGGCCTGTGTGAGGCATGTGGCGGACCTTCGGGAGGACGATGTGTTCCTCAACGCCCTGCCCAATTTCCATGCCCTGGGGTTCACCGTGTGCGGTCTCATACCGCTCCTCTTCGGCTTTCCCCAGGTGGTGATGCCCTCTTTCATGCCCCCCGAGGGGACCGCAGAGGCCATCCGCAAGGGGGACGTGACGGTATTGCCGGCGGTGCCCATAATGATCTCCATGCTCATCGGGGCCTTCATGAGGAAGGGTATATCCCCCAGCTCCCTTCGGATGGTCATATCCGGCGGGGACCGGCTGCCCCCTAAGCTAGACCAGCGGTGCCAGAAGGTCTTGGGGGTGCCGGTGCTGGAGGGTTACGGTCTCACCGAGACCTCCCCGGTGTTGGCGGTGAACCCCTCTAAGGCCTTAAGGCGCCCTGGTACCGTGGGGACCTTCATCCCCGGGGTGGAGTACATGGTACTGCGCCGGGATGGGCAGCCCGCCGGGGAGGGCGAGGAGGGGCGTCTCCTGGTTAAGGGGCCTTCGGTGTTCGATGGGTACTTCAGGAATCCGGGGCTCAACCTGACCAGGTTCAAAGACGGGTGGTTCGACACGGAGGACCTGGTGAAGGTGGACCGGGATGGCTACGTGACGCTTGTGGCCCGGGTTAGCGACCTCATAATCGTAGGGGGCTTCAACGTTTACCCCCAGGAGGTTGAGGCGGTGCTCTTGGAGCACCCCAAGATCAAGGAGGTGGCGGTGGTTGGGGTGCCTAACCCCTTGAGCGGTCAGGCGGTTAAGGCCTTCGTGATACCCCGCAACGGGGAGATACCCACCTTGAGGGAGATCGCGGAGTTCTGCAAGGGCAGGCTTCCTCATTACAAGATCCCAAGGTCCCTGGCGGTGGTGGATCAGTTTCCCCGCTCCAGCATAGGGGAGGTAGTGAAGAGGGAGTTGAGGAGCATATGA